In a genomic window of Chrysemys picta bellii isolate R12L10 chromosome 23, ASM1138683v2, whole genome shotgun sequence:
- the LOC101942755 gene encoding trophoblast glycoprotein-like isoform X2 yields the protein MLEMSLREPPPASLGSWGLLLLSLLLAPLACPACPAPCECSEPARTVKCVLKELSAVPAEIPRYTRNLFITGNQIAHISSRDFQGLPNLVTLSLANNRISAVESQAFSALPSLRYLDLSNNRLATIHPDAFNSRNNSIRELNLSRSLYNSSAIRPVAAAIVQGGFRSLSKLELTNNEIVYLPLGMFSSLRSLRHLDLRNNSLVDIKNSTFAGLDLEHLDLTLNALKTLRIEALAELGRQLRLHLFLRDNPFVCNCDIEDLVSWLNQSQQVADVEKLACVFPRHLQNTSLMDLAGAELGCHSSQHRKNTLQTSYVFLGVVLGIIGVVFLFVLYLNRRGIKTWVNSTRDACRNFMEEYRYRYEIDSDPRVTQVSTLDI from the exons ATGTTGGAAATGTCCCTCCGGGAGCCCCcccctgccagtctggggtcctggGGGCTCCTGCTCCTGAGTCTTCTCCTTGCCCCGCTTGCCTGCCCGGCGTGCCCAGCCCCCTGCGAGTGTTCGGAACCAGCCCGGACTGTCAAGTGTGTCCTGAAGGAGCTGAGCGCTGTTCCGGCCGAGATCCCCAGGTACACCCGCAACCTCTTCATCACCGGCAACCAGATCGCTCACATCAGCAGCCGGGACTTCCAGGGGCTGCCCAACCTGGTCACCCTCTCCCTGGCCAACAACAG gATCAGCGCTGTGGAATCACAGGccttctctgccctccccagcctgCGTTACCTGGACTTGAGCAATAACCGCTTGGCTACCATCCACCCCGACGCTTTCAACTCCAGGAACAACTCCATCCGGGAGCTGAACCTGAGCCGCTCGCTCTACAACTCCTCCGCCATCCGGCCTGTGGCAGCTGCCATCGTCCAGGGCGGCTTCCGGAGCCTCTCCAAGCTGGAGCTGACCAACAATGAGATCGTCTACCTGCCGCTGGGTATGTTCTCCAGCCTCCGCAGCCTCCGGCACCTGGACTTGAGGAACAACTCCCTGGTGGACATCAAGAACTCCACCTTTGCTGGCCTCGACCTCGAGCACCTCGACTTGACCTTGAATGCCCTCAAGACCCTGCGGATCGAGGCgctggctgagctggggaggCAGCTGCGCCTTCACCTCTTCCTGAGGGACAATCCTTTCGTGTGCAACTGCGACATCGAGGACCTGGTGAGCTGGCTGAATCAGAGCCAGCAGGTGGCTGACGTGGAGAAACTGGCCTGCGTCTTCCCCCGGCACCTCCAGAACACATCCCTGATGGACCTGgccggggcagagctgggctgccactccagtcagcaccgcAAGAACACTCTGCAGACCTCCTATGTCTTCCTGGGCGTTGTTCTGGGCATCATCGGCGTGGTCTTCCTCTTCGTGCTCTACCTGAACCGCAGGGGCATCAAGACGTGGGTGAACAGCACGCGGGACGCCTGCCGCAACTTCATGGAGGAGTATCGCTATCGTTACGAGATCGACTCCGACCCCCGCGTCACCCAGGTCTCCACCTTGGACATATGA
- the LOC101942755 gene encoding trophoblast glycoprotein-like isoform X1, translating into MAAPGPPDAAGRMQRWGGRVSKGPVPGAAGMLEMSLREPPPASLGSWGLLLLSLLLAPLACPACPAPCECSEPARTVKCVLKELSAVPAEIPRYTRNLFITGNQIAHISSRDFQGLPNLVTLSLANNRISAVESQAFSALPSLRYLDLSNNRLATIHPDAFNSRNNSIRELNLSRSLYNSSAIRPVAAAIVQGGFRSLSKLELTNNEIVYLPLGMFSSLRSLRHLDLRNNSLVDIKNSTFAGLDLEHLDLTLNALKTLRIEALAELGRQLRLHLFLRDNPFVCNCDIEDLVSWLNQSQQVADVEKLACVFPRHLQNTSLMDLAGAELGCHSSQHRKNTLQTSYVFLGVVLGIIGVVFLFVLYLNRRGIKTWVNSTRDACRNFMEEYRYRYEIDSDPRVTQVSTLDI; encoded by the exons ATGGCAGCCCCGGGCCCCCCAGACGCTGCGGGCCGGATGCAGAGGTGGGGAGGACGGGTTTCAAAGGGGCCAGTCCCCGGGGCAGCAG GCATGTTGGAAATGTCCCTCCGGGAGCCCCcccctgccagtctggggtcctggGGGCTCCTGCTCCTGAGTCTTCTCCTTGCCCCGCTTGCCTGCCCGGCGTGCCCAGCCCCCTGCGAGTGTTCGGAACCAGCCCGGACTGTCAAGTGTGTCCTGAAGGAGCTGAGCGCTGTTCCGGCCGAGATCCCCAGGTACACCCGCAACCTCTTCATCACCGGCAACCAGATCGCTCACATCAGCAGCCGGGACTTCCAGGGGCTGCCCAACCTGGTCACCCTCTCCCTGGCCAACAACAG gATCAGCGCTGTGGAATCACAGGccttctctgccctccccagcctgCGTTACCTGGACTTGAGCAATAACCGCTTGGCTACCATCCACCCCGACGCTTTCAACTCCAGGAACAACTCCATCCGGGAGCTGAACCTGAGCCGCTCGCTCTACAACTCCTCCGCCATCCGGCCTGTGGCAGCTGCCATCGTCCAGGGCGGCTTCCGGAGCCTCTCCAAGCTGGAGCTGACCAACAATGAGATCGTCTACCTGCCGCTGGGTATGTTCTCCAGCCTCCGCAGCCTCCGGCACCTGGACTTGAGGAACAACTCCCTGGTGGACATCAAGAACTCCACCTTTGCTGGCCTCGACCTCGAGCACCTCGACTTGACCTTGAATGCCCTCAAGACCCTGCGGATCGAGGCgctggctgagctggggaggCAGCTGCGCCTTCACCTCTTCCTGAGGGACAATCCTTTCGTGTGCAACTGCGACATCGAGGACCTGGTGAGCTGGCTGAATCAGAGCCAGCAGGTGGCTGACGTGGAGAAACTGGCCTGCGTCTTCCCCCGGCACCTCCAGAACACATCCCTGATGGACCTGgccggggcagagctgggctgccactccagtcagcaccgcAAGAACACTCTGCAGACCTCCTATGTCTTCCTGGGCGTTGTTCTGGGCATCATCGGCGTGGTCTTCCTCTTCGTGCTCTACCTGAACCGCAGGGGCATCAAGACGTGGGTGAACAGCACGCGGGACGCCTGCCGCAACTTCATGGAGGAGTATCGCTATCGTTACGAGATCGACTCCGACCCCCGCGTCACCCAGGTCTCCACCTTGGACATATGA